One window from the genome of Paracoccus zhejiangensis encodes:
- a CDS encoding NUDIX hydrolase has protein sequence MKIVDGPALVENIYVHEGSLGHEMLAIFDVTFPPEAFAGQTRIAFREDNGAECFAEWFALEEQDGPGQPQLYPTGLKAHLQSKR, from the coding sequence GTGAAAATCGTTGACGGCCCCGCTTTAGTCGAAAACATCTATGTTCACGAGGGGAGCCTCGGGCATGAGATGCTGGCAATCTTCGACGTGACGTTTCCGCCTGAGGCTTTCGCCGGACAGACCCGTATCGCGTTTCGAGAGGATAACGGTGCGGAGTGTTTCGCCGAATGGTTTGCTCTAGAAGAGCAGGACGGTCCTGGCCAGCCTCAACTCTATCCGACAGGCTTGAAGGCACACCTGCAAAGCAAGCGCTAA
- a CDS encoding amidohydrolase family protein: MNGSPQGFTAWRDQPYYAPAGDYPKGYSGYASITLELFIELVDWSYANNFPVITHANGEKASDLLIEGLAAAEAKHGKGDRRPVLIHGQFERFDQIAKFNALGVIPSLFPMHIRPPAQFLAGQAGDRLGHGPLLLLAVRLSVIPHRGLKLLRIAKRAAVLCLRIEIGNGASSVTMK, translated from the coding sequence ATCAACGGATCGCCGCAGGGCTTTACCGCCTGGCGCGACCAACCCTACTATGCGCCGGCCGGTGATTATCCGAAGGGATACAGCGGATATGCATCAATAACACTAGAACTGTTTATCGAACTGGTGGATTGGAGCTACGCCAATAATTTTCCGGTCATTACCCATGCCAACGGGGAAAAGGCCAGTGATCTTCTCATCGAAGGACTGGCGGCAGCAGAGGCGAAGCACGGCAAGGGGGATCGACGCCCGGTCCTGATCCACGGCCAGTTCGAACGTTTCGATCAGATCGCGAAGTTCAATGCGCTCGGCGTCATTCCTTCGCTGTTCCCGATGCATATCCGCCCACCCGCCCAATTCCTCGCCGGTCAGGCTGGCGACAGGCTGGGACATGGCCCGTTGCTACTTCTCGCCGTCAGGCTGTCGGTAATCCCTCACCGGGGCCTCAAACTCCTGCGGATCGCGAAACGCGCTGCCGTTCTCTGCCTTCGCATCGAGATAGGGAACGGAGCCTCCTCGGTGACGATGAAATAG
- a CDS encoding IS256 family transposase, with protein sequence MTKTNMDLSELLAKHDQGDFLRGIAEAVLQLIMESDVDGLIGAGRHERSGERTTWRNGYRERALDTRLGTLNLRVPKLRKGSYFPGFLEARKTSEQALVAVIQEAWIGGVSTRRVDELVQAMGLSGISKSTVSKLCKDIDERVGEFLNRPLTGDWPYLWLDATYLKVRQGGRIVPVAAIIAVAANTEGRREIIGLGIGPSEAETFWTEFLRSLKARGLGGVRLVISDAHTGLKAAIARVFEATWQRCRVHWMRNALAHVSRGQHTVIAAAIRQAFDQPDRAHAGETWRKVAEQLRPRWPKLADLMDESEHDVLAYMSFPRQHRTKLHSTNPIERLNKEVKRRADVVGIFPNEASIMRLIGAVLFEQNDEWQTASRYMMVEAFAQIDKEEIDPILSITTKAA encoded by the coding sequence ATGACCAAGACCAACATGGACCTGTCCGAGCTTCTGGCCAAGCATGATCAGGGCGATTTCCTGCGCGGCATTGCCGAGGCCGTTCTTCAGCTGATCATGGAGAGTGATGTCGACGGCCTGATCGGCGCCGGCCGGCATGAACGCAGCGGCGAACGCACGACCTGGCGCAACGGGTATCGAGAGCGCGCTCTCGATACCCGTTTGGGCACGCTGAACCTGCGGGTGCCGAAGCTCCGGAAGGGCAGCTATTTCCCCGGCTTCCTCGAAGCCCGGAAGACCTCGGAACAGGCGCTGGTCGCGGTGATCCAGGAAGCCTGGATCGGTGGCGTCTCGACCCGTCGCGTCGACGAGTTGGTGCAGGCCATGGGGCTGTCGGGCATCTCCAAGAGCACCGTGTCCAAGCTGTGCAAGGACATCGACGAAAGGGTCGGCGAGTTCCTGAACCGGCCGCTGACCGGCGATTGGCCCTATCTCTGGCTGGATGCCACCTATCTGAAGGTCCGGCAGGGCGGCCGTATCGTGCCGGTGGCGGCGATAATCGCCGTGGCCGCGAACACCGAGGGGCGCAGGGAAATCATCGGTCTGGGCATCGGTCCTTCTGAGGCCGAAACCTTCTGGACAGAGTTCCTGCGCTCGCTGAAGGCGCGCGGCCTCGGTGGGGTCCGCTTGGTCATCAGCGACGCCCACACCGGTCTCAAGGCCGCCATCGCCCGGGTGTTCGAAGCGACGTGGCAGCGGTGCCGCGTTCACTGGATGCGCAATGCCCTCGCTCATGTTTCGCGCGGCCAGCACACCGTCATCGCAGCCGCGATCCGGCAGGCCTTCGACCAGCCCGACCGTGCCCATGCCGGCGAAACCTGGCGCAAGGTGGCCGAGCAGTTGCGCCCGAGATGGCCAAAGCTGGCCGACCTCATGGACGAAAGCGAGCACGATGTGCTGGCCTACATGTCCTTCCCTCGCCAGCACCGCACCAAACTGCACTCGACCAACCCGATCGAGCGTCTGAACAAGGAAGTGAAACGCCGCGCCGACGTCGTCGGGATCTTCCCCAACGAGGCCTCCATCATGCGCCTGATCGGTGCCGTCCTCTTCGAACAAAACGACGAGTGGCAGACTGCAAGCCGCTACATGATGGTCGAGGCCTTCGCCCAGATCGACAAGGAGGAGATCGATCCCATTCTTAGCATCACAACGAAAGCCGCCTAA